The Huiozyma naganishii CBS 8797 chromosome 3, complete genome genome contains a region encoding:
- the SWE1 gene encoding tyrosine protein kinase SWE1 (similar to Saccharomyces cerevisiae SWE1 (YJL187C); ancestral locus Anc_1.149), with product MNSNDAFDGRNRFPETNTDDDRNIHMTDSFLSSSEISGSDNEDEQNNSPIERHSLVGRGLSPSTNNNLTFFPYSNRKLTRSARTLNLSLNSTKQPMNEDCATNPNLIHIHEENDNVGLYINRWSPFEDNNPTTPTLKRTASKSELSPFVKDPATLRKWKYKSSSSLKKEWPNSNQENDVVDSFNAPVTASSIPNPNTIHTKALRSKILQKQTSALYPKKLTIPNTPVKKYPLMEKQVNTHRPFLMERPMLSPAFRNGEDFTSDSSFAEPNNSQSPFNITVPKLPLSETVINTSPLSPSFHRNNDKLIASNEYDAHSPQHGLNIFKKIKKSRDSAVLKNIELSNSLQQFTDDLYGTDNDNNAHNNNGSTTKLANDTDDKRNFDDDRISYIMKFPPPLKLSTKRASLSPIRTLDSDSDQCLSTPTRMKNIMGTKPRLSYEEGNTDGQKTHLPSSKTNRNINAKVNYTQPPLNPDTHLFEKFSNVHVIGEGEFSRVYQATFPETSKKYAIKSLTPNRKNPLSRILQEIKLLAEIQDTSLDQEGKEYVIEFISSWKHMDTFYLMCEYYENGNLDKFLQDQVVAKNTRLDDWRIWKIMVELCLALRFIHDSCQIVHLDLKPANIMLTFEGNLKLGDFGMATHLPLEDLSFENEGDREYIAPEIISDSIYDFRADIFSLGLIMVEIAANVVLPDNGNAWHKLRSGDLSDAGGLSSNDIHSESFFSESTKVDTNFEFNVHSAMGDSRNLSSPNNSRAATSSSENRNIPAWVPKFLIDGKSLEKIVKHMIDPNYNRRPTASQILNTEECRYVERTRNAGAIIQEDDFGPKPKYFE from the coding sequence ATGAATTCCAATGACGCGTTCGACGGTCGGAATAGGTTCCCCGAAACAAACACAGATGATGACAGGAATATACATATGACCGACTCATTTCTATCGAGTAGCGAAATTTCAGGTAGTGACAACGAAGACGAACAAAACAATTCTCCAATAGAACGACATAGTTTAGTCGGCCGCGGACTTTCACCTTCAACTAATAACAATCtcactttttttccttaCTCAAACCGAAAGCTAACGCGAAGTGCAAGAACTTTGAATCTATCTTTAAATTCGACAAAACAACCCATGAATGAGGATTGTGCTACAAATCCCAATCTAATACACATAcatgaagaaaatgacaATGTTGGCCTGTACATAAATCGCTGGTCCCCCTTTGAAGACAATAATCCCACTACGCCGACATTGAAACGTACTGCATCCAAATCCGAGTTATCACCATTTGTAAAGGACCCGGCCACGCTGAGGAAATGGAAATACAAATCGTCATCTAGTCTGAAAAAGGAATGGCCTAATTCCAACCAGGAAAATGATGTGGTTGATTCATTCAATGCGCCAGTAACCGCCTCTTCAATACCGAATCCGAACACAATACACACCAAGGCTCTACGATCCAAAATCTTGCAGAAACAAACCTCTGCACTATACCCCAAAAAATTAACGATACCAAATACCCCAGTTAAGAAGTACCCTCTAATGGAAAAACAAGTCAATACACACCGCCCGTTTCTAATGGAGAGACCAATGCTTTCCCCTGCGTTTCGTAACGGTGAAGATTTTACCAGTGACTCCAGTTTTGCGGAACCCAATAACTCTCAATCACCTTTCAACATAACGGTACCAAAGTTGCCGCTTTCAGAAACTGTAATAAACACCTCTCCACTGAGTCCATCGTTCCACCGAAATAATGATAAATTAATAGCCTCAAACGAATATGATGCTCACTCTCCACAACATGGACTGAAcatttttaaaaaaatcaaaaaatcaagagACTCTGCTGTTCTTAAGAACATTGAACTGTCCAACAGTCTCCAGCAGTTCACTGACGACTTATATGGTACAGATAATGACAACAATGCACACAATAACAATGGTTCAACTACCAAGCTGGCTAATGATACTGATGATAAACGAAACTTTGATGATGACCGAATATCATACATCATGAAATTCCCTCCACCCTTAAAACTTTCCACAAAAAGGGCATCATTATCCCCGATCAGGACATTAGATAGTGATTCAGACCAATGTCTATCGACTCCAACAAGGATGAAAAACATCATGGGAACGAAACCAAGGCTGTCATATGAAGAAGGAAATACTGATGGTCAAAAAACTCATTTACCCTCTAGTAAAACCAATCGGAACATCAACGCCAAGGTTAATTACACACAGCCCCCCTTGAACCCCGATACTCATTTGTTCGAAAAGTTTAGTAACGTTCATGTCATTGGGGAAGGAGAGTTCTCTAGAGTATATCAGGCAACATTCCCAGAGACCAGCAAAAAATATGCCATAAAGTCGCTTACACCAAACCGTAAGAACCCCTTGAGCCGtattcttcaagaaataaaaCTATTAGCCGAGATTCAAGATACGTCTCTGGACCAGGAAGGCAAGGAGTATGTTATCGAGTTTATAAGTTCATGGAAACACATGGATACTTTCTACCTAATGTGCGAGTATTACGAGAACGGAAACCTTGACAAATTTCTACAAGATCAAGTTGTTGCGAAGAATACAAGACTGGATGATTGGAGAATATGGAAAATCATGGTAGAACTTTGCTTAGCATTGCGGTTTATTCACGACTCTTGTCAAATCGTTCATCTTGATCTAAAACCTGCAAACATAATGTTAACGTTTGAGGGGAATTTGAAGCTTGGTGATTTTGGTATGGCGACACACTTACCACTGGAAGATTTAAGTTTTGAGAATGAAGGTGACAGGGAGTACATAGCACCCGAAATCATTTCAGACAGTATTTATGATTTCAGGGCTGATATTTTCTCTCTAGGACTCATCATGGTTGAGATTGCGGCAAATGTTGTACTCCCGGACAATGGTAATGCGTGGCATAAACTACGATCTGGAGATTTGTCTGATGCGGGTGGACTGAGCTCGAATGACATCCATTCCGAATCATTTTTCTCAGAGAGTACAAAAGTCGACACAAACTTTGAATTCAACGTGCATTCAGCAATGGGGGACAGCAGGAACTTAAGCTCACCAAATAATAGCCGAGCAGCCACATCTAGTTCTGAAAATAGAAACATACCTGCGTGGGTACCTAAGTTTTTGATTGACGGCAAATCATTAGAAAAAATAGTGAAACACATGATCGATCCTAATTATAACCGTAGACCTACCGCTAGTCAGATCCTAAACACCGAGGAATGTCGGTACGTGGAGCGAACGAGGAACGCTGGCGCAATTATCCAGGAGGACGATTTTGGGCCAAAACCAAAgtattttgaataa
- the KNAG0C02260 gene encoding uncharacterized protein: MSLLVSMGGRLTVLGCSGTPSRFHKSFPNSFQTQKHSVFVLVFTNNNGCWRRGTRDCPIFFVVVFVVVMLHCFLPAGRELQREMQKKNSLKGNTQLHRKGRKTYTANLSTSRNSPPVRLYMRRATKGYTIDLQLRRNMRVASAIRARAGSCGIRQIVKAITNDGECTFFCFPSVQ; the protein is encoded by the coding sequence ATGAGTTTGCTCGTTTCAATGGGTGGACGGTTAACGGTCCTTGGATGTTCCGGTACTCCTTCCAGGTTTCACAAGAGCTTTCcaaattcttttcaaactcaaaaACACTCGGTTTTCGTGTTGGTGTTCACCAATAACAATGGTTGTTGGCGACGCGGAACGCGTGATTGtcctattttttttgttgttgtttttgttgttgtaatGCTGCACTGTTTTTTACCTGCAGGACGTGAATTGCAACGCGAAAtgcagaaaaaaaactctCTAAAAGGTAATACACAATTACATCGCAAAGGACGTAAAACATACACTGCAAACTTGAGTACTTCGAGGAATTCCCCCCCTGTCCGATTGTACATGCGGAGGGCAACAAAAGGGTACACAATAGATTTGCAACTTCGTAGAAATATGCGTGTTGCGTCTGCAATACGGGCTCGTGCCGGTTCTTGCGGAATCCGGCAGATCGTTAAGGCGATTACAAACGACGGTGAATGCaccttcttttgttttccatcTGTCCAATGA
- the SYP1 gene encoding Syp1p (similar to Saccharomyces cerevisiae SYP1 (YCR030C); ancestral locus Anc_1.151), translating into MREERTEYFAILTEKQPYEATEAIRIRLSQAKLVNKDFYSLFRDVAELKKHYAQQLRKIIAENGDLDAILKRQMLDNQVLTSEEMSNFKFNSLGELNDLWSTIVGELKTDLESSTQFQKLLEHQIVKTLKETTETDRNWAESKRLHSKLSRIAADIDMYSKDQGQQDRLEQANSQWASEVPYLVEVFETLDYNRLQTLKDCLLAFQTGFGDYLLNNTKSSENVMAKFLEFDPKDEISRFARDASTSNFLLSDNYGTNQRAETHNDYSNQTKTARHNASPSHDKRKSTFAQIGSRFTSASTVLHHDLMNNEFSDSGNNMSLKDKKSSHGLKSRVGSIFGKKLLNKNKRPQSVTNDSISELPSSNSARHSQGNTSSQYNLGGDHARPRSSSRPYSMQRNNSSSTAGTPFAEVDEPSQPVKDEPKFAVRSSIPASPVRNSPSNRFSLNQPPLQPQQRPAPLANEPQLNQGLSPVAPLPENPQFGHAVEGNKPLHIQAPAIPPSRKHTVSNRLPPGQLSTTSSVPQLQHAPSALSSQVTGELRELNPQATGSSQSLNGQSLFQHSVSNGTSIGLNASVAEVINATFKEGVLRDSQLIGEIALSYVPNTTMNNPVPVGINMKINNGVKFDKIMLNHAFVEQVEKESFKVNPQFIDNRTLGAVKYSVNEPLAPVVVHPVWKFEPHQSSVVLTVKMAPFVPERVKQLVLEDFVVFASIEGANVDSALSKPQGSFNKERKRITWKFTQPLVLTRESGGERLIARFITDGLAKESAKGVVIKYSIREHEGENISVGSGISLEAQELDVENPFGGDWKKVHTNTTLAAGNYIGLA; encoded by the coding sequence ATGAGGGAAGAAAGAACGGAATACTTTGCCATTCTAACAGAAAAGCAACCCTATGAGGCTACTGAGGCGATTCGGATTAGATTATCCCAGGCAAAGTTGGTCAATAAAGACTTCTATTCGCTATTTAGAGATGTCGCtgaattgaagaagcacTATGCCCAACAATTGAGGAAGATCATTGCTGAGAACGGAGACTTGGACGCCATTTTGAAGAGGCAAATGTTGGATAATCAGGTTCTGACCTCTGAGGAAATGTCTaacttcaaattcaattCTCTAGGTGAATTGAATGACCTGTGGTCTACTATTGTTGGCGAGCTGAAAACGGATTTGGAATCCTCTAcccagtttcaaaaattaCTAGAGCATCAGATAGTGAAAACTTTAAAAGAGACTACGGAAACTGACCGCAACTGGGCAGAAAGTAAGAGGTTACATTCCAAGCTAAGTCGTATCGCTGCTGATATAGACATGTACTCAAAAGATCAAGGCCAACAGGACAGACTTGAACAAGCAAACAGCCAATGGGCATCAGAGGTACCATACCTTGTAGAAGTTTTCGAGACCTTGGATTACAATCGGTTacaaactttgaaggattGCCTATTAGCATTCCAAACAGGATTTGGCGATTACTTGTTAAACAACACGAAGAGCTCAGAAAATGTAATGGCTAAGTTTTTGGAATTCGATCCTAAGGATGAAATTTCAAGGTTTGCCCGTGATGCCAGCACTTCAAATTTCCTTTTGAGTGACAATTACGGTACCAATCAGCGTGCTGAAACACATAATGACTACTCAAACCAAACGAAAACTGCTCGCCATAATGCTTCGCCTTCTCATGATAAAAGGAAAAGTACGTTTGCGCAAATCGGTAGTCGTTTTACATCTGCCTCCACTGTTCTACATCACGATCTGATGAACAATGAGTTTTCGGACTCTGGAAATAACATGTCACTGAAGGATAAAAAGTCTTCTCATGGGCTAAAATCGAGAGTGGGGTCCATTTTCGGTaagaaacttttgaataaaaacaaaagacCTCAGAGTGTTACCAATGATTCAATTTCTGAATTGCCGTCCTCTAACTCAGCACGTCACTCGCAAGGAAACACGTCGAGCCAATATAATCTTGGAGGTGATCATGCAAGACCACGCTCATCGAGTAGACCATACTCCAtgcaaagaaacaactCGTCATCTACTGCTGGGACACCATTTGCTGAGGTAGATGAACCATCTCAACCAGTTAAAGACGAGCCAAAGTTCGCAGTGCGTTCTTCTATTCCTGCTTCCCCAGTACGGAACTCTCCTTCCAACCGCTTCTCATTGAATCAGCCTCCGTTGCAACCACAACAAAGACCGGCGCCTCTAGCGAATGAACCTCAGTTAAACCAGGGATTATCGCCCGTTGCTCCTCTTCCTGAAAACCCCCAGTTCGGACATGCTGTTGAGGGAAATAAGCCCCTACACATTCAGGCACCTGCTATCCCGCCATCCAGGAAACACACTGTCTCCAACCGTCTTCCACCTGGACAGTTATCTACGACTAGTTCTGTACCCCAATTACAACATGCACCATCTGCTCTGTCGAGTCAGGTTACCGGAGAACTGAGAGAACTAAACCCTCAAGCAACTGGCTCATCTCAATCCTTAAATGGCCAATCTTTGTTCCAACATTCGGTTTCCAACGGTACATCAATTGGGTTAAATGCGAGTGTTGCGGAGGTTATCAATGCGACGTTCAAGGAGGGTGTTCTACGGGACTCTCAGTTAATTGGTGAAATTGCTTTGAGTTATGTGCCAAACACCACCATGAACAATCCCGTACCAGTGGGAATCAATATGAAAATTAATAACGGTGTCAAGTTCGATAAGATTATGCTGAATCATGcatttgttgaacaagtgGAAAAGGAGAGTTTCAAAGTGAACCCACAGTTCATTGATAACAGAACCCTTGGTGCAGTCAAATATTCAGTCAACGAACCTCTAGCGCcagttgttgttcatcCTGTCTGGAAGTTCGAACCACACCAGTCGAGTGTAGTCCTCACTGTAAAGATGGCCCCATTTGTTCCTGAAAGGGTGAAGCAGTTAGTATTGGAAGACTTTGTCGTTTTTGCCTCCATCGAGGGTGCCAATGTGGACAGTGCTTTGTCGAAACCTCAAGGTTCATTcaacaaagagagaaagagaataacTTGGAAATTTACACAGCCCCTTGTTTTGACAAGAGAATCAGGCGGCGAGAGGTTGATTGCAAGATTTATAACAGACGGTTTAGCCAAAGAATCTGCTAAGGGTGTTGTAATAAAATATAGCATTCGCGAGCATGAGGGTGAAAATATTAGTGTAGGGAGCGGTATTTCTTTGGAAGCACAAGAGTTGGACGTGGAGAATCCATTTGGTGGTGACTGGAAAAAGGTTCATACAAACACAACGCTTGCTGCCGGGAATTATATTGGTTTAGCATGA
- the KNAG0C02280 gene encoding uncharacterized protein (similar to Saccharomyces cerevisiae YJL185C; ancestral locus Anc_1.152): MMKNYPKAHSTQVTVSYPRRNEEEHFFDVVDGESVNSDKEEHEILSSCSGSVEDPSLFIEIMPNLLSTPVDKWCNQISYASDEYNSDILSTENQEDSQSISSYELNIIDLLTGSKSDYLQKYTDTGASIFLHMGYLHSTFESLPPSQLKAMKKLSRILQPYLSRCRTNIRRNTKYQFRPIPSVFWEGPNDLDQIHHQERFSEDTNAYLESIQSKASISVESWLSRSLSANTIGP; encoded by the coding sequence ATGATGAAAAATTACCCTAAGGCACACTCAACTCAGGTTACAGTTTCTTACCCCAGAAGGAATGAGGAGGAACATTTCTTTGATGTGGTGGACGGCGAATCTGTTAATTCTGATAAGGAAGAACATGAAATTTTGTCCAGTTGCTCAGGGTCCGTTGAAGATCCTTCTTTGTTTATTGAAATCATGCCCAATCTTCTTTCAACGCCGGTTGATAAGTGGTGCAATCAGATCTCGTATGCTTCAGACGAATATAACTCCGATATTTTATCAACTGAAAACCAAGAGGATTCTCAATCAATATCCTCATATGAGCTGAATATTATTGATTTATTGACTGGAAGTAAGTCCGATTACCTACAAAAGTATACAGATACCGGAGCTTCCATATTTTTACACATGGGCTATTTGCATTCTACATTCGAATCATTACCCCCTTCTCAACTAAAAGCTATGAAAAAGCTCTCCAGAATTTTACAGCCATATCTTTCTCGCTGTCGTACAAATATTCGTCGTAATACGAAATATCAATTCAGGCCAATTCCATCAGTTTTTTGGGAAGGTCCAAATGATTTAGACCAGATACATCATCAAGAGCGATTCTCAGAGGATACCAACGCCTACTTAGAGAGTATCCAATCTAAAGCTTCCATTTCTGTAGAATCGTGGCTAAGCCGATCCCTCTCTGCTAACACTATTGGGCCCTAA